A genomic stretch from Theropithecus gelada isolate Dixy chromosome 2, Tgel_1.0, whole genome shotgun sequence includes:
- the PLCD1 gene encoding 1-phosphatidylinositol 4,5-bisphosphate phosphodiesterase delta-1 isoform X3, translating to MDSGRDFLTLHGLQDDEDLQALLKGSQLLKVKSSSWRRERFYKLQEDCKTIWQESRKVMRTPESQLFSIEDIQEVRMGHRTEGLEKFARDVPEDRCFSIVFKDQRNTLDLIAPSPADAQHWVLGLRKIIHHSGSMDQRQKLRHWIHSCLRKADKNKDNKMSFKELQNFLKELNIQVDDSYARKIFRECDRSQTDSLEDEEIEAFYKMLTQRVEIDRTFAEAAGSGETLSVDQLVTFLQHQQREEAAGPALALSLIERYEPSETAKAQRQMTKDGFLMYLLSADGSAFSLAHRRVYQDMGQPLSHYLVSSSHNTYLLEDQLAGPSSTEAYIRALCKGCRCLELDCWDGPNQEPIIYHGYTFTSKILFCDVLRAIRDYAFKASPYPVILSLENHCTLEQQRVMARHLQAILGPMLLNRQLDGVTNSLPSPEQLKGKILLKGKKLGGLLPPGGEGGPEATVVSDEDEAAEMEDEAVRSRVQHKPKEDKLRLAQELSDMVIYCKSVHFGGFSSPGTPGQAFYEMASFSENRALRLLQESGNGFVRHNVGHLSRIYPAGWRTDSSNYSPVEMWNGGCQIVALNFQTPGPEMDVYQGRFQDNGACGYVLKPAFLRDPNATFNPRALAQGPWWARKRLNIRVISGQQLPKVNKNKNSIVDPKVTVEIHGVSRDVASRQTAVITNNGFNPWWDTEFAFEVVVPDLALVRFLVEDYDASSKNDFIGQSTIPLNSLKQGYRHVHLLSKNGDQHPSATLFVKISLQD from the exons ATGGACTCGGGCCGGGACTTCCTGACTCTGCACG GCCTGCAGGATGATGAGGATCTACAGGCCCTGCTGAAGGGCAGCCAGCTCCTGAAGGTGAAGTCCAGCTCATGGAGGAGAGAGCGCTTCTACAAGTTGCAGGAGGACTGCAAGACCATCTGGCAGGAGTCCCGAAAGGTCATGCGGACCCCGGAGTCCCAGCTAT TCTCCATCGAGGACATTCAGGAGGTGCGAATGGGGCACCGCACGGAGGGTCTGGAGAAGTTTGCCCGTGATGTGCCCGAGGACCGCTGCTTCTCCATTGTCTTCAAGGACCAGCGCAATACACTAGACCTCATCGCCCCCTCGCCAGCTGATGCCCAGCACTGGGTGCTGGGGCTGCGCAAGATCATCCACCACTCAGGCTCCATGGACCAGCGGCAGAAGCTACGGCA CTGGATTCACTCCTGCTTGCGAAAAGCTGACAAGAACAAGGACAACAAGATGAGCTTCAAGGAGCTGCAGAACTTCCTGAAGGAGCTCAACATCCAGGTGGACGACAGCTATGCCCGGAAGATCTTCCGG GAGTGTGACCGCTCCCAGACAGACTCCCTGGAGGACGAGGAGATTGAGGCCTTCTACAAGATGCTGACCCAGCGGGTGGAGATCGACCGCACCTTCGCCGAGGCCGCGGGCTCAGGGGAGACTCTGTCGGTGGATCAGTTAGTGACGTTCCTGCAGCACCAGCAGCGGGAGGAGGCGGCAGGGCCTGCGCTGGCCCTCTCCCTCATTGAGCGCTACGAGCCCAGCGAGACTG ccaAGGCGCAGCGGCAGATGACCAAGGACGGCTTCCTCATGTACTTACTGTCAGCTGACGGCAGTGCCTTCAGCCTGGCACACCGCCGTGTCTACCAGGATATGGGCCAGCCGCTTAGCCACTACCTGGTGTCCTCTTCGCACAACACCTACCTGCTGGAGGACCAGCTCGCCGGGCCCAGCAGCACTGAGGCCTATATCCG GGCACTGTGCAAAGGCTGCCGCTGCCTAGAGCTCGACTGCTGGGACGGACCCAACCAGGAACCAATCATCTACCACGGCTATACTTTCACTTCCAAGATCCTCTTCTGCGATGTGCTCAGGGCCATCCGGGACTACGCCTTCAAG GCATCCCCCTACCCCGTCATCCTGTCCCTGGAGAACCACTGCACCCTGGAGCAGCAGCGCGTGATGGCGCGGCACCTGCAAGCCATCCTGGGCCCCATGCTGTTGAACCGGCAGCTGGATGGGGTCACCAACAGCCTGCCCTCCCCTGAG CAACTGAAGGGGAAGATCCTGCTGAAGGGGAAGAAGCTCGGGGGGCTCCTGCCTCCTGGAGGGGAGGGTGGCCCTGAGGCCACTGTGGTGTCAGACGAAGATGAGGCTGCTGAGATGGAGGATGAGGCAGTGAGGAGCCGCGTGCAGCACAAGCCCAAG GAGGACAAGCTCAGGCTAGCACAGGAGCTCTCTGACATGGTCATTTACTGCAAGAGCGTCCACTTTGGGGGCTTCTCCAGTCCTGGTACCCCTGGACAGGCCTTCTACGAGATGGCGTCCTTCTCTGAGAACCGTGCCCTTCGACTGCTCCAGGAATCAG GAAACGGCTTTGTCCGCCACAACGTGGGGCACCTGAGCAGAATCTACCCGGCTGGATGGAGAACAGACTCCTCCAACTACAGCCCCGTGGAGATGTGGAACGGGGGCTGCCAGATCG TGGCCCTGAACTTCCAGACACCTGGGCCAGAGATGGACGTGTACCAGGGCCGCTTCCAGGACAACGGGGCCTGTGGGTACGTGCTGAAGCCCGCCTTCCTGCGAGACCCCAACGCCACCTTTAACCCCCGCGCCCTGGCTCAGGGGCCCTGGTGGGCACGGAAGCGGCTCAACATCAGG GTCATTTCAGGGCAGCAGCTGCCAAAAGTCAACAAGAATAAGAATTCAATTGTGGACCCCAAGGTAACAGTGGAGATCCATGGCGTGAGCCGGGACGTGGCCAGCCGCCAGACTGCTGTCATCACCAACAACG GTTTCAACCCATGGTGGGACACGGAGTTTGCGTTTGAGGTAGTTGTGCCTGACCTTGCCCTCGTCCGCTTCTTGGTGGAAGATTATGATGCCTCCTCCAAGAACGACTTCATTGGCCAGAGTACCATCCCCTTGAACAGCCTCAAACAAG GATACCGCCATGTCCACCTCTTGTCTAAGAATGGGGACCAGCATCCATCAGCCACCCTCTTTGTGAAGATCTCCCTCCAGGACTAG
- the PLCD1 gene encoding 1-phosphatidylinositol 4,5-bisphosphate phosphodiesterase delta-1 isoform X2 translates to MDSGRDFLTLHGLQDDEDLQALLKGSQLLKVKSSSWRRERFYKLQEDCKTIWQESRKVMRTPESQLFSIEDIQEVRMGHRTEGLEKFARDVPEDRCFSIVFKDQRNTLDLIAPSPADAQHWVLGLRKIIHHSGSMDQRQKLRHWIHSCLRKADKNKDNKMSFKELQNFLKELNIQVDDSYARKIFRECDRSQTDSLEDEEIEAFYKMLTQRVEIDRTFAEAAGSGETLSVDQLVTFLQHQQREEAAGPALALSLIERYEPSETAKAQRQMTKDGFLMYLLSADGSAFSLAHRRVYQDMGQPLSHYLVSSSHNTYLLEDQLAGPSSTEAYIRALCKGCRCLELDCWDGPNQEPIIYHGYTFTSKILFCDVLRAIRDYAFKASPYPVILSLENHCTLEQQRVMARHLQAILGPMLLNRQLDGVTNSLPSPEQLKGKILLKGKKLGGLLPPGGEGGPEATVVSDEDEAAEMEDEAVRSRVQHKPKEDKLRLAQELSDMVIYCKSVHFGGFSSPGTPGQAFYEMASFSENRALRLLQESGNGFVRHNVGHLSRIYPAGWRTDSSNYSPVEMWNGGCQIVALNFQTPGPEMDVYQGRFQDNGACGYVLKPAFLRDPNATFNPRALAQGPWWARKRLNIRVISGQQLPKVNKNKNSIVDPKVTVEIHGVSRDVASRQTAVITNNGFNPWWDTEFAFEVVVPDLALVRFLVEDYDASSKNDFIGQSTIPLNSLKQGECQEKGTARLAGNRAWYLLGWGWLSLEASPE, encoded by the exons ATGGACTCGGGCCGGGACTTCCTGACTCTGCACG GCCTGCAGGATGATGAGGATCTACAGGCCCTGCTGAAGGGCAGCCAGCTCCTGAAGGTGAAGTCCAGCTCATGGAGGAGAGAGCGCTTCTACAAGTTGCAGGAGGACTGCAAGACCATCTGGCAGGAGTCCCGAAAGGTCATGCGGACCCCGGAGTCCCAGCTAT TCTCCATCGAGGACATTCAGGAGGTGCGAATGGGGCACCGCACGGAGGGTCTGGAGAAGTTTGCCCGTGATGTGCCCGAGGACCGCTGCTTCTCCATTGTCTTCAAGGACCAGCGCAATACACTAGACCTCATCGCCCCCTCGCCAGCTGATGCCCAGCACTGGGTGCTGGGGCTGCGCAAGATCATCCACCACTCAGGCTCCATGGACCAGCGGCAGAAGCTACGGCA CTGGATTCACTCCTGCTTGCGAAAAGCTGACAAGAACAAGGACAACAAGATGAGCTTCAAGGAGCTGCAGAACTTCCTGAAGGAGCTCAACATCCAGGTGGACGACAGCTATGCCCGGAAGATCTTCCGG GAGTGTGACCGCTCCCAGACAGACTCCCTGGAGGACGAGGAGATTGAGGCCTTCTACAAGATGCTGACCCAGCGGGTGGAGATCGACCGCACCTTCGCCGAGGCCGCGGGCTCAGGGGAGACTCTGTCGGTGGATCAGTTAGTGACGTTCCTGCAGCACCAGCAGCGGGAGGAGGCGGCAGGGCCTGCGCTGGCCCTCTCCCTCATTGAGCGCTACGAGCCCAGCGAGACTG ccaAGGCGCAGCGGCAGATGACCAAGGACGGCTTCCTCATGTACTTACTGTCAGCTGACGGCAGTGCCTTCAGCCTGGCACACCGCCGTGTCTACCAGGATATGGGCCAGCCGCTTAGCCACTACCTGGTGTCCTCTTCGCACAACACCTACCTGCTGGAGGACCAGCTCGCCGGGCCCAGCAGCACTGAGGCCTATATCCG GGCACTGTGCAAAGGCTGCCGCTGCCTAGAGCTCGACTGCTGGGACGGACCCAACCAGGAACCAATCATCTACCACGGCTATACTTTCACTTCCAAGATCCTCTTCTGCGATGTGCTCAGGGCCATCCGGGACTACGCCTTCAAG GCATCCCCCTACCCCGTCATCCTGTCCCTGGAGAACCACTGCACCCTGGAGCAGCAGCGCGTGATGGCGCGGCACCTGCAAGCCATCCTGGGCCCCATGCTGTTGAACCGGCAGCTGGATGGGGTCACCAACAGCCTGCCCTCCCCTGAG CAACTGAAGGGGAAGATCCTGCTGAAGGGGAAGAAGCTCGGGGGGCTCCTGCCTCCTGGAGGGGAGGGTGGCCCTGAGGCCACTGTGGTGTCAGACGAAGATGAGGCTGCTGAGATGGAGGATGAGGCAGTGAGGAGCCGCGTGCAGCACAAGCCCAAG GAGGACAAGCTCAGGCTAGCACAGGAGCTCTCTGACATGGTCATTTACTGCAAGAGCGTCCACTTTGGGGGCTTCTCCAGTCCTGGTACCCCTGGACAGGCCTTCTACGAGATGGCGTCCTTCTCTGAGAACCGTGCCCTTCGACTGCTCCAGGAATCAG GAAACGGCTTTGTCCGCCACAACGTGGGGCACCTGAGCAGAATCTACCCGGCTGGATGGAGAACAGACTCCTCCAACTACAGCCCCGTGGAGATGTGGAACGGGGGCTGCCAGATCG TGGCCCTGAACTTCCAGACACCTGGGCCAGAGATGGACGTGTACCAGGGCCGCTTCCAGGACAACGGGGCCTGTGGGTACGTGCTGAAGCCCGCCTTCCTGCGAGACCCCAACGCCACCTTTAACCCCCGCGCCCTGGCTCAGGGGCCCTGGTGGGCACGGAAGCGGCTCAACATCAGG GTCATTTCAGGGCAGCAGCTGCCAAAAGTCAACAAGAATAAGAATTCAATTGTGGACCCCAAGGTAACAGTGGAGATCCATGGCGTGAGCCGGGACGTGGCCAGCCGCCAGACTGCTGTCATCACCAACAACG GTTTCAACCCATGGTGGGACACGGAGTTTGCGTTTGAGGTAGTTGTGCCTGACCTTGCCCTCGTCCGCTTCTTGGTGGAAGATTATGATGCCTCCTCCAAGAACGACTTCATTGGCCAGAGTACCATCCCCTTGAACAGCCTCAAACAAGGTGAGTGTCAAGAGAAGGGGACGGCCAGGTTGGCGGGAAACAGGGCCTGGTATCTCTTGGGCTGGGGCTGGCTGTCCCTTGAAGCATCCCCTGAGTGA
- the PLCD1 gene encoding 1-phosphatidylinositol 4,5-bisphosphate phosphodiesterase delta-1 isoform X1, with protein sequence MQCLGIRSRSRSRELYLQEQSLKVAALNGRRLGLQDDEDLQALLKGSQLLKVKSSSWRRERFYKLQEDCKTIWQESRKVMRTPESQLFSIEDIQEVRMGHRTEGLEKFARDVPEDRCFSIVFKDQRNTLDLIAPSPADAQHWVLGLRKIIHHSGSMDQRQKLRHWIHSCLRKADKNKDNKMSFKELQNFLKELNIQVDDSYARKIFRECDRSQTDSLEDEEIEAFYKMLTQRVEIDRTFAEAAGSGETLSVDQLVTFLQHQQREEAAGPALALSLIERYEPSETAKAQRQMTKDGFLMYLLSADGSAFSLAHRRVYQDMGQPLSHYLVSSSHNTYLLEDQLAGPSSTEAYIRALCKGCRCLELDCWDGPNQEPIIYHGYTFTSKILFCDVLRAIRDYAFKASPYPVILSLENHCTLEQQRVMARHLQAILGPMLLNRQLDGVTNSLPSPEQLKGKILLKGKKLGGLLPPGGEGGPEATVVSDEDEAAEMEDEAVRSRVQHKPKEDKLRLAQELSDMVIYCKSVHFGGFSSPGTPGQAFYEMASFSENRALRLLQESGNGFVRHNVGHLSRIYPAGWRTDSSNYSPVEMWNGGCQIVALNFQTPGPEMDVYQGRFQDNGACGYVLKPAFLRDPNATFNPRALAQGPWWARKRLNIRVISGQQLPKVNKNKNSIVDPKVTVEIHGVSRDVASRQTAVITNNGFNPWWDTEFAFEVVVPDLALVRFLVEDYDASSKNDFIGQSTIPLNSLKQGYRHVHLLSKNGDQHPSATLFVKISLQD encoded by the exons ATGCAGTGCCTGGGAATCCGGAGCCGGAGCCGCTCCAGGGAGCTCTACCTGCAGGAGCAGAGCCTTAAGGTGGCGGCGCTCAATGGACGGAGGCTGG GCCTGCAGGATGATGAGGATCTACAGGCCCTGCTGAAGGGCAGCCAGCTCCTGAAGGTGAAGTCCAGCTCATGGAGGAGAGAGCGCTTCTACAAGTTGCAGGAGGACTGCAAGACCATCTGGCAGGAGTCCCGAAAGGTCATGCGGACCCCGGAGTCCCAGCTAT TCTCCATCGAGGACATTCAGGAGGTGCGAATGGGGCACCGCACGGAGGGTCTGGAGAAGTTTGCCCGTGATGTGCCCGAGGACCGCTGCTTCTCCATTGTCTTCAAGGACCAGCGCAATACACTAGACCTCATCGCCCCCTCGCCAGCTGATGCCCAGCACTGGGTGCTGGGGCTGCGCAAGATCATCCACCACTCAGGCTCCATGGACCAGCGGCAGAAGCTACGGCA CTGGATTCACTCCTGCTTGCGAAAAGCTGACAAGAACAAGGACAACAAGATGAGCTTCAAGGAGCTGCAGAACTTCCTGAAGGAGCTCAACATCCAGGTGGACGACAGCTATGCCCGGAAGATCTTCCGG GAGTGTGACCGCTCCCAGACAGACTCCCTGGAGGACGAGGAGATTGAGGCCTTCTACAAGATGCTGACCCAGCGGGTGGAGATCGACCGCACCTTCGCCGAGGCCGCGGGCTCAGGGGAGACTCTGTCGGTGGATCAGTTAGTGACGTTCCTGCAGCACCAGCAGCGGGAGGAGGCGGCAGGGCCTGCGCTGGCCCTCTCCCTCATTGAGCGCTACGAGCCCAGCGAGACTG ccaAGGCGCAGCGGCAGATGACCAAGGACGGCTTCCTCATGTACTTACTGTCAGCTGACGGCAGTGCCTTCAGCCTGGCACACCGCCGTGTCTACCAGGATATGGGCCAGCCGCTTAGCCACTACCTGGTGTCCTCTTCGCACAACACCTACCTGCTGGAGGACCAGCTCGCCGGGCCCAGCAGCACTGAGGCCTATATCCG GGCACTGTGCAAAGGCTGCCGCTGCCTAGAGCTCGACTGCTGGGACGGACCCAACCAGGAACCAATCATCTACCACGGCTATACTTTCACTTCCAAGATCCTCTTCTGCGATGTGCTCAGGGCCATCCGGGACTACGCCTTCAAG GCATCCCCCTACCCCGTCATCCTGTCCCTGGAGAACCACTGCACCCTGGAGCAGCAGCGCGTGATGGCGCGGCACCTGCAAGCCATCCTGGGCCCCATGCTGTTGAACCGGCAGCTGGATGGGGTCACCAACAGCCTGCCCTCCCCTGAG CAACTGAAGGGGAAGATCCTGCTGAAGGGGAAGAAGCTCGGGGGGCTCCTGCCTCCTGGAGGGGAGGGTGGCCCTGAGGCCACTGTGGTGTCAGACGAAGATGAGGCTGCTGAGATGGAGGATGAGGCAGTGAGGAGCCGCGTGCAGCACAAGCCCAAG GAGGACAAGCTCAGGCTAGCACAGGAGCTCTCTGACATGGTCATTTACTGCAAGAGCGTCCACTTTGGGGGCTTCTCCAGTCCTGGTACCCCTGGACAGGCCTTCTACGAGATGGCGTCCTTCTCTGAGAACCGTGCCCTTCGACTGCTCCAGGAATCAG GAAACGGCTTTGTCCGCCACAACGTGGGGCACCTGAGCAGAATCTACCCGGCTGGATGGAGAACAGACTCCTCCAACTACAGCCCCGTGGAGATGTGGAACGGGGGCTGCCAGATCG TGGCCCTGAACTTCCAGACACCTGGGCCAGAGATGGACGTGTACCAGGGCCGCTTCCAGGACAACGGGGCCTGTGGGTACGTGCTGAAGCCCGCCTTCCTGCGAGACCCCAACGCCACCTTTAACCCCCGCGCCCTGGCTCAGGGGCCCTGGTGGGCACGGAAGCGGCTCAACATCAGG GTCATTTCAGGGCAGCAGCTGCCAAAAGTCAACAAGAATAAGAATTCAATTGTGGACCCCAAGGTAACAGTGGAGATCCATGGCGTGAGCCGGGACGTGGCCAGCCGCCAGACTGCTGTCATCACCAACAACG GTTTCAACCCATGGTGGGACACGGAGTTTGCGTTTGAGGTAGTTGTGCCTGACCTTGCCCTCGTCCGCTTCTTGGTGGAAGATTATGATGCCTCCTCCAAGAACGACTTCATTGGCCAGAGTACCATCCCCTTGAACAGCCTCAAACAAG GATACCGCCATGTCCACCTCTTGTCTAAGAATGGGGACCAGCATCCATCAGCCACCCTCTTTGTGAAGATCTCCCTCCAGGACTAG
- the PLCD1 gene encoding 1-phosphatidylinositol 4,5-bisphosphate phosphodiesterase delta-1 isoform X4, with protein sequence MDSGRDFLTLHGLQDDEDLQALLKGSQLLKVKSSSWRRERFYKLQEDCKTIWQESRKVMRTPESQLFSIEDRCFSIVFKDQRNTLDLIAPSPADAQHWVLGLRKIIHHSGSMDQRQKLRHWIHSCLRKADKNKDNKMSFKELQNFLKELNIQVDDSYARKIFRECDRSQTDSLEDEEIEAFYKMLTQRVEIDRTFAEAAGSGETLSVDQLVTFLQHQQREEAAGPALALSLIERYEPSETAKAQRQMTKDGFLMYLLSADGSAFSLAHRRVYQDMGQPLSHYLVSSSHNTYLLEDQLAGPSSTEAYIRALCKGCRCLELDCWDGPNQEPIIYHGYTFTSKILFCDVLRAIRDYAFKASPYPVILSLENHCTLEQQRVMARHLQAILGPMLLNRQLDGVTNSLPSPEQLKGKILLKGKKLGGLLPPGGEGGPEATVVSDEDEAAEMEDEAVRSRVQHKPKEDKLRLAQELSDMVIYCKSVHFGGFSSPGTPGQAFYEMASFSENRALRLLQESGNGFVRHNVGHLSRIYPAGWRTDSSNYSPVEMWNGGCQIVALNFQTPGPEMDVYQGRFQDNGACGYVLKPAFLRDPNATFNPRALAQGPWWARKRLNIRVISGQQLPKVNKNKNSIVDPKVTVEIHGVSRDVASRQTAVITNNGFNPWWDTEFAFEVVVPDLALVRFLVEDYDASSKNDFIGQSTIPLNSLKQGYRHVHLLSKNGDQHPSATLFVKISLQD encoded by the exons ATGGACTCGGGCCGGGACTTCCTGACTCTGCACG GCCTGCAGGATGATGAGGATCTACAGGCCCTGCTGAAGGGCAGCCAGCTCCTGAAGGTGAAGTCCAGCTCATGGAGGAGAGAGCGCTTCTACAAGTTGCAGGAGGACTGCAAGACCATCTGGCAGGAGTCCCGAAAGGTCATGCGGACCCCGGAGTCCCAGCTAT TCTCCATCGAGGAC CGCTGCTTCTCCATTGTCTTCAAGGACCAGCGCAATACACTAGACCTCATCGCCCCCTCGCCAGCTGATGCCCAGCACTGGGTGCTGGGGCTGCGCAAGATCATCCACCACTCAGGCTCCATGGACCAGCGGCAGAAGCTACGGCA CTGGATTCACTCCTGCTTGCGAAAAGCTGACAAGAACAAGGACAACAAGATGAGCTTCAAGGAGCTGCAGAACTTCCTGAAGGAGCTCAACATCCAGGTGGACGACAGCTATGCCCGGAAGATCTTCCGG GAGTGTGACCGCTCCCAGACAGACTCCCTGGAGGACGAGGAGATTGAGGCCTTCTACAAGATGCTGACCCAGCGGGTGGAGATCGACCGCACCTTCGCCGAGGCCGCGGGCTCAGGGGAGACTCTGTCGGTGGATCAGTTAGTGACGTTCCTGCAGCACCAGCAGCGGGAGGAGGCGGCAGGGCCTGCGCTGGCCCTCTCCCTCATTGAGCGCTACGAGCCCAGCGAGACTG ccaAGGCGCAGCGGCAGATGACCAAGGACGGCTTCCTCATGTACTTACTGTCAGCTGACGGCAGTGCCTTCAGCCTGGCACACCGCCGTGTCTACCAGGATATGGGCCAGCCGCTTAGCCACTACCTGGTGTCCTCTTCGCACAACACCTACCTGCTGGAGGACCAGCTCGCCGGGCCCAGCAGCACTGAGGCCTATATCCG GGCACTGTGCAAAGGCTGCCGCTGCCTAGAGCTCGACTGCTGGGACGGACCCAACCAGGAACCAATCATCTACCACGGCTATACTTTCACTTCCAAGATCCTCTTCTGCGATGTGCTCAGGGCCATCCGGGACTACGCCTTCAAG GCATCCCCCTACCCCGTCATCCTGTCCCTGGAGAACCACTGCACCCTGGAGCAGCAGCGCGTGATGGCGCGGCACCTGCAAGCCATCCTGGGCCCCATGCTGTTGAACCGGCAGCTGGATGGGGTCACCAACAGCCTGCCCTCCCCTGAG CAACTGAAGGGGAAGATCCTGCTGAAGGGGAAGAAGCTCGGGGGGCTCCTGCCTCCTGGAGGGGAGGGTGGCCCTGAGGCCACTGTGGTGTCAGACGAAGATGAGGCTGCTGAGATGGAGGATGAGGCAGTGAGGAGCCGCGTGCAGCACAAGCCCAAG GAGGACAAGCTCAGGCTAGCACAGGAGCTCTCTGACATGGTCATTTACTGCAAGAGCGTCCACTTTGGGGGCTTCTCCAGTCCTGGTACCCCTGGACAGGCCTTCTACGAGATGGCGTCCTTCTCTGAGAACCGTGCCCTTCGACTGCTCCAGGAATCAG GAAACGGCTTTGTCCGCCACAACGTGGGGCACCTGAGCAGAATCTACCCGGCTGGATGGAGAACAGACTCCTCCAACTACAGCCCCGTGGAGATGTGGAACGGGGGCTGCCAGATCG TGGCCCTGAACTTCCAGACACCTGGGCCAGAGATGGACGTGTACCAGGGCCGCTTCCAGGACAACGGGGCCTGTGGGTACGTGCTGAAGCCCGCCTTCCTGCGAGACCCCAACGCCACCTTTAACCCCCGCGCCCTGGCTCAGGGGCCCTGGTGGGCACGGAAGCGGCTCAACATCAGG GTCATTTCAGGGCAGCAGCTGCCAAAAGTCAACAAGAATAAGAATTCAATTGTGGACCCCAAGGTAACAGTGGAGATCCATGGCGTGAGCCGGGACGTGGCCAGCCGCCAGACTGCTGTCATCACCAACAACG GTTTCAACCCATGGTGGGACACGGAGTTTGCGTTTGAGGTAGTTGTGCCTGACCTTGCCCTCGTCCGCTTCTTGGTGGAAGATTATGATGCCTCCTCCAAGAACGACTTCATTGGCCAGAGTACCATCCCCTTGAACAGCCTCAAACAAG GATACCGCCATGTCCACCTCTTGTCTAAGAATGGGGACCAGCATCCATCAGCCACCCTCTTTGTGAAGATCTCCCTCCAGGACTAG